In a single window of the Rhineura floridana isolate rRhiFlo1 chromosome 3, rRhiFlo1.hap2, whole genome shotgun sequence genome:
- the CDC42EP4 gene encoding cdc42 effector protein 4: MPILKQLVTNSANSKRRSRADLTAEMISAPLGDFRHTMHVGRAGDAFGDTSFLNSKAGEGEQEVTEEVNSSSKPGLLSRKFRSSKRSQSVTRGERRDMLGSLRDSAIFVKNAVSLPQLTEKEPDRSGGKQLPKSLSSSPVKKASEEKTPEEKHMNGGAAALGSGPHSPGLEERDFGDITDLPLVVPKSSYGMKHAESIMSFHIDLGPSMLGDVLSIMDKDPWEQEDSGYHGVEDPQREAGPVEALMAHWLGQESKLPQDSLVQHDDNRAATYSPGSARSTTSRLTMDSSSVSSCASVGEEQRSLSSKGHNQGIPEDSRHDPAKQPEKEFSFMDEEDDEIRV; the protein is encoded by the coding sequence ATGCccattttgaagcaactagtgacAAATTCTGCTAACTCCAAGCGCCGCTCTCGGGCCGACCTGACAGCAGAGATGATCAGCGCTCCCCTTGGCGATTTCCGTCACACCATGCATGTGGGCCGGGCTGGTGATGCCTTTGGAGACACCTCCTTCCTCAACAGcaaggctggggagggggaacagGAGGTCACAGAGGAAGTGAATTCCTCATCCAAACCTGGCCTGCTGTCACGTAAGTTCCGCAGCAGCAAACGATCTCAGTCCGTAACACGTGGTGAACGGCGAGATATGCTGGGCTCTCTGAGGGATTCTGCAATTTTTGTGAAGAATGCCGTCTCCCTCCCACAGCTCACTGAAAAGGAACCTGACAGGAGTGGTGGAAAACAGCTCCCCAAGAGCCTTTCCTCCAGCCCTGTCAAAAAAGCATCTGAGGAGAAGACTCCGGAAGAGAAACATATGAACGGTGGTGCTGCTGCCCTTGGCTCTGGGCCTCACAGTCCTGGCTTGGAAGAGCGGGACTTTGGTGACATAACTGACTTGCCCTTGGTAGTACCCAAGAGCAGCTACGGCATGAAGCATGCAGAGTCAATTATGTCTTTCCATATTGATCTGGGGCCGTCCATGTTGGGGGATGTCTTGAGCATCATGGATAAGGACCCATGGGAACAAGAGGATTCTGGTTATCATGGTGTGGAGGACCCACAAAGGGAGGCAGGCCCTGTGGAGGCACTGATGGCCCACTGGCTTGGTCAGGAAAGCAAACTCCCCCAGGATTCCTTGGTTCAGCATGATGACAACAGAGCAGCAACCTACAGTCCTGGATCTGCCCGCAGCACTACAAGTCGTCTAACTATGGACAGCAGCTCCGTCTCTAGCTGTGCCTCTGTTGGGGAGGAACAACGTAGTTTGTCCTCCAAAGGACACAAccaaggcattccagaagattcAAGGCACGACCCCGCTAAACAGCCAGAGAAGGAATTCTCCTTCATGGATGAGGAAGATGATGAGATAAGAGTCTGA